The region TCTGGACCGCGTGATGGCCGATCTGCCCGAACAACATCAACGCCTGGTGCGGGATGTGAAGGTCGATGGTCTCAGCCTGGCCGAGGCCGGCGCACGCGCGCGGCTCAGCGAAGGGGCGGCCAAGGTCGCCCTGCATCGGGCGATGAAGCGCCTGACCGAAAAGGTGCGCGGCCGTGCTGACTGACGACCTTCTCGACGCCATGGCGGCCGACCTGAAGCCGACGCCGAAGGGCGCCTTGCAGCGCCGCCTCGGACTCGCCGGCTTCGTGGGCGGCCTCGGCTCCCTGGCGCTGGTGCTATGCCTGTTGGGTCTGCGCGGCGACCTGATCGAGGCCATGGGCGGCGCCTTCATCTGGGTGAAGGCCGGCTACACCGTCATGATCGCCGCCGTCGCCTTCTGGGCTTGCCTTCAGCTTTCGCGCCCGGAAGGGCGCGCCCGGTCGGCGCCTGTCATCGCAGCGCTGCTTGCGGTCGCGTTCGCGGCGGCCGCCGGCATGGAGCTGATAAGCGCTGACGCCAGCCATCGCGCCCACATGGTCCATGGCAATTCCTTCAGCTATTGCCTCACCGCCATCGTGACCCTCAGCATGCCGGTCCAGGTGGCGATGCTGCTGGTCATGCGCGGGTTCGCTCCGACACGGCCGGGTGCGGCGGGCCTCGCCGCCGGCGTGTTCAGCGGCGCCGTGGCGGCCACGGTCTATGGCCTGTCCTGCGCCGAGAGCACGGCGACCTTCGTGGCCACCTGGTACACCCTGGGCATGGTGCTCAGCGGCGCCATGGGGGCGGCCGCCGGTCGCTGGATTCTGAAGTGGTGATTGTGGTCGTCGCCGCGCGCTAGCGGCGGTCGCCTGGGTCCGGCGACCCGGACCCAGGCTTTCGCGATCAGGCCGCGGCGCTGGCTGTCTTGAGCGCGCCGATCTTCGGGGCCAGTTCACCCGTCAGGTAGCGCTTGGCCATGTTGGCGGTGGACAGGGCCCGGATGCGCGAGGCGTGGCCGGCGGCTCCGAACTCTTCGTAGCGCTGCTGGCAGACCTTGCGCATGGCGTCCTTGGCCGGCTTCAGATAGGCGCGCGGGTCGAACTCCTGCGGCTTCTCGATCAGCAGTTTGCGGACGGCGCCGGTGATGGCCATGCGGTTGTCGGTGTCCACATTGACCTTGCGCACGCCGTGCTTGATGCCGCGCTGGATTTCCTCGACCGGCACGCCCCAGGTCTGGGGCATCTGGCCGCCGTACTGGTTGATGATGTCCTGCAGGTCCTGCGGCACCGAAGACGAGCCGTGCATCACCAGGTGGGTGTTGGGCAGGCGGCGGTGGATCTCCTCGATCACGTTCATGGCCAGGACGTCGCCGTCCGGCTTGCGCGTGAACTTGTAGGCCCCGTGGCTGGTGCCCATGGCGATGGCCAGGGCGTCGACGCCGGTCTTCTGCACGAAGTCCACGGCCTGGTCCGGATCGGTCAGCAGCTCGTCATGCGACAGCTTGCCCTCGAAGCCGTGGCCATCCTCGGCCTCGCCCATGCCGGTCTCCAGCGAGCCCAGAACGCCCAGCTCGCCCTCGACCGAGACGCCGCAGGCATGGGCCATCTCGACCACCCGGCGGGTGACCTCGACGTTGTACTCGTAGGAGGCCGGGGTCTTGGCGTCCTCCATCAGCGAGCCGTCCATCATCACCGAGGTGAAGCCGTACTGGATCGCCGTGGCGCAGGTCGCCGGGCCGTTGCCGTGGTCCTGGTGCATGCACACCGGAATGTGCGGATAGAGCTCCACCAGCCCGTCGATCAGCCGGGTCAGGATGATGTCGTTGGCGTAGTTCCGCGCCCCACGGCTGGCCTGGATGATGACCGGCGCGTCGACGGCGTCGGCGGCCTCCATGATGGCCAGGCCCTGCTCCATGTTGTTGATGTTGAAGGCCGGCAGGCCATAGCCGTCCTCAGCCGCGTGATCGAGCAGCTGTCTGAGGGTGATCCTCGCCAAGTCCGTATCTCCGTCTGCGTGTGTCTTTTTTGTTTTTGGTCGTCTTGTTCTTGTACCGGCTTAGCCGACTTCGAGAGCCGCGACCCCCGGCAGGGTCTTGCCTTCCATCCACTCCAGGAACGCGCCGCCAGCGGTCGACACGAAGGTCAGATCCGCCGCGACTCCCGCGTGGTTCAGCGCCGACACCGTATCACCGCCGCCCGCAACCGCCACGATCTTCCCCGCCTTGGCGAGTTGAGCGGCATGTTTCGCCGCTTTTACGGTCGCTTCGTCGAACGGAGGGACCTCGAAAACGCCAAGCGGGCCATTCCAGATCAGGGTCTTGGACCCATCCATGGCGGCCAGCAGGATTTTGGTGGTTTGCGGGCCTGCGTCGAAGATCTTGTCGTCAGCCTTAACCTCGTTCAGCGCGCGGACCTCGCCCTTGGTTCCTGGCTTCAGGTCCTGAGCCACGACCACGTCCACCGGCAGCAGCAGCTCGCAGCCGCTTTCCTTGGCCTTTGCCATGATCTCGCGTGCGGTGTCGGCCAGGTCTTTCTCGCAGAGAGACGCGCCGATTTCGTGGCCTTGAGCGAACAGGAAGGTGTTGGCCATACCGCCGCCGATGGACAGCTTGTCCAGCTTGGCCACCAGGTTCGACAACAGGTCCAGCTTGGTCGAAACCTTCGATCCGCCGACGATGCCAACCACTGGGCGCTGCGGGTTGCCGAGGGCGGCGTCCAGGGCCTCCAGCTCGCGCTGCATGGCCAGGCCCGGATAGGCCGGCAGGTTGCGCGCCACCCCTTCGGTCGAGGCGTGGGCGCGGTGCGCGGCCGAGAAGGCGTCGTTGACGTACAGGTCGCCCAGGGCCGCCAGGGCCTCGGCGAACGCCGGGTCGTTCTTTTCCTCGCCCGCATGGAAGCGGACGTTCTCCAGCAGGGCGACGCCGCCCGGCTCCAGGGCGTCGATCACCGCCTTGGCCTCGTCGCCGATGCAGTCGTCGGCGAAGGCCACCGGCTGCTCCAGCAGCGCCGACAGCGGCTCGACGATGGGCTTGAGGCTCATCTCCGGCACGCGCTGGCCCTTGGGACGGTCGAAGTGCGCCAGCAACGCCACCTTGGCGCCGCGCAGGCTCAGGGCATGGATCGTCGGCAGCGCCGCCCGCAGGCGGGTGTCGTCGGTGATCTTGCCGTCCTCCATCGGGACGTTGAAGTCCACGCGGACCAAGGCGGTCTTGCCTTCAAGATCGGCGTCGGCGAGCGGGCGGAAGGTCATGTGGTATCCTTGTTCTCCCTTCTCCCCTCGTGGGAGAAGGTGGCTCGCGAAGCGAGACGGATGAGGGGGCTAGGTCCGCAACTCATCCTCTACCCGCTCATCCCGGCGAAGGCCGGGATCCAGATTCATCCAGAACCTCAGCAGGGCTTCACCTGGGCCCCGGCCTTCGCCGGGGTGAGCGGCTGATTTAGCGCGAAACGAACTCAGCCATATGAAAACACCCCGGATCGCGCCGGGGTGTTTGAAAGGGGTCTTAGAGGAACTTGGCCATGACCAGAGCGGTGTCGCTCATGCGCGTGGCGAAGCCCCATTCGTTGTCGTACCAGGACAGGACGCGGGCCAGCTTGCCGTCGACCACCTGGGTCTGGGGCAGGGCGGCGGTCGAGCTGGCGGCGATGTGGTTCAGGTCCATGGACACCACCGGGTCGGTGGTGGTGTGCAGCACGCCCGACATCGGGCCGTCGGCGGCGGCCTGCAGGGCGGCGTTGATCTCTTCCACCGTCACGTCACGGGCGGCCACGACCTTCAGGTCGACGACCGAGACGTTCGGGGTCGGAACGCGGATCGACGAGCCGTCCAGCTTGCCCTTCAGCTCCGGCAGCACCAGGCCCAGCGCCTTGGCGGCGCCGGTCGAGGTCGGGATCATGCTCAGGCCGGCCGCACGGGCGCGATAGAGGTCCTTGTGCATGGTGTCGAGGGTCGGCTGGTCGCCGGTATAGGCGTGGATCGTGGTCATGTAGCCGCGCTCGATGCCGAACAGGTCGTTCAGCACCTTGGCGACCGGGGCCAGGGCGTTGGTGGTGCAGCTGCCGTTGGACACGATGATGTCGTCCGCGGTCAGGACGTCGTGGTTGACCTTGAAGACGATGGTCTTGTCGGCGCCGTCGGCGGGAGCCGAGACCAGCACGCGCTTGGCGCCGGCGGCCAGGTGGGCGGCGGCCTTGTCCTTGGACGTGAAGATGCCGGTGCATTCGAACGCGATGTCGACGTTCAGTTCCTTGTGCGGCAGATCCTTGGGGTCGCGGATCGCCGTGACCTTGATCTTGCCCATGCCCACGTCGATCCAGTCCTCACCCGACGTCACCGTGCCGGGGAAGCGGCCATGGACGCTGTCGTAGCGCAGCAGGTGGGCGTTGGTCTCCACCGGGCCCAGGTCGTTGATGGCGACGACCTCGATGTCACGGCGCGCGTGCTCGGCGATGGAACGCAGAACCAGGCGGCCGATGCGGCCGAACCCGTTGATGGCGACGCGAATGGCCATGGCGGTGTCTCTCCAGCTTTGGCGCTGCTCAGGGTGAGCGGCGTTCTTGATTTTGCAGGGGGTTTTGAAGGCGGGGGCAGGGAAGTCAACCCCAGGCTAGCTTCACATGGCGTGAGGGATTGTGACGAGCCCGCCCAATCGACGCCAAGATCGCTTGCGACGGCCTTGTGTGACTGGCGATAAGCGTCGCGATCTATATGTTGCAGCCTATGAGCGGAACGTCCCCGATGAGCGGAGAAGCCAGCGCCCTCGATCTGGCGGCCAAGCGGCTTGAGCGCGCGGTCGCGTTGCTGGAGCAGAAGCTCGCCCGACCGGCGGCCAATGGCGAGGACCTGTTCGCCCAGGATCGCGACAAGCTGGCCGCCGAACTCGACGCCGCCCGGGCGCGGGAGAAGGCGCTGGAGGAAGCGGGGGCCCAGGCCTCGGCCGCCCTTGGCCGCGCCATTACCGAGATCCGCGCCGCCCTGGGCGACAGCGAAGCCGGGAAGGACTAGGCCGTGGCTCAGCTGATCATCGAAATCAACGGCCGCCCCTACACCGTGGGCTGCGAGGATGGGCAGGAAAGCCACCTGCGCGAGCTGGCCAAAAGCTTCGACCGCCAGGTCCGCCACGTCTCCCAGGACATGGGCCAGCTGGGCGAGACGCGCCTGTTCCTGATGGGCGCCCTGCTGCTGGCTGACGAGCTGGCCGACCTGAAACTGCGCTACGCCGCCTTGCAGGCCGACCAGATCCGCCTGCAGAACGGCCAGTCCGGCGCGGAGGCCAAGGCCGCCCAGGCGCTTGAGGCCGCGGCTAAAAGAATTGAAAAGCTGGCGAACGGCGACCAGGACCATTAGGTTAGTCGATGGCGGGTCCTGCTGTGGCCCTCGTCGAAGGCTTCACATCCCAGCGACCTTAATCATCTCGAAGGGAGCTGTCCCTGTCCGTGGCCGTGGCTGCGGGTATATGGCGCCCACCTGGTACTCCAGGTCCGAGGGGATTGAACACGTCCTTCACGGTTCTCGCGGCGCCGCCACCCTTCTCTTCCTTGCAGAACTTGCTGTTCGCGACTTGCGAACAGCAACCAGGCGTGCGCCTAATGGTGCTGCGCCTTAAGGTTGCAACGAGCCGAGCGGCTGCGGCGCCTGACAGGAGAAGCAGATGCGTAAGCTTATGATCGCCACGGTCCTGACGGCCTCTGTCGCCCTGGGCGGAGCCGCCTTCGCGCAGGCGGAATCCAACAACAGCGTCAACGCCACGGGCGCTTGGCAGAACAACTATCAGTATCGCCACGAGAGCTTCCGGGGCGAAGAGTCTGCGCAGTCGATTCTGATGAGCAACGGCTCCACCGTGGCCAAGCGCAAGGCGGCCCGCATCGCCGCCGCCAAGGCCAAGGCGGAAGCCAAGGCCCGCGCCGCCGAGGCCGAGACGCGCCCAACGGCCTGATGGCACGGGGCGCGTTCTGAGGCGTTGGCTTCGGGATGGCCGCCCCGGGGCGGCTGATCTAGAAGCTGACGCCATGGTCCACGCCAACCTCTCCTCCGCCAAGACGATCCTGCGCGCCGAGATGCGCGCCCTGCGCAAGACCCTGGCCGAGCGCTCGCCCGACGCCGCCGAACGGGCGGCCGAGCACCTGCCCATGGAACGCCTGCCGGCCTTCGCCGTGGTCGCCGGCTACTATCCCCATGGCGCGGAGATGGACCCCGCCGCGGTCCTCGACCGCTTGGCCGCCACCGGGGCCGCCGTCGCCCTGCCGGTCGCGCTCAGCCGCGACGAGCCGCTGATTTTCCGCGCCGCCGACAGCCGCGACACCTTCCTGCCCGACGCCTTCGGCGTGCCCAGCCCGCCGCCCGCCGCCCCGCAGCTGCATCCCGACGTGATCATCGCGCCCCTGGTGGCCTTCGACCGCCGGGGCATGCGCCTGGGCCAGGGGGCGGGGTCCTATGACCGCACCATCGAGGCCGCGCGGGCCATCAAGCCGGTGTTCGTCATCGGCCTGGCCTATGCCGGTCAGGAGGTAGCCCGGGTGCCGTGCGAGCCGCACGACATGCATCTGGACGCAATCCTCACCGAAAACGGTTATATCGAGGTCCGAAAGGACCCTTCCTGACATGCGTTTCGCCTTCTTCGGGGACGTCGTCGGCAAATCAGGCCGCGACGGCCTGGCCGATCACCTGCCCGCCCTTCGCCGCCAGCTCGACCTCGAGTTCGTGATCGTCAACGCCGAGAACGCGGCGGCCGGCTTCGGCATCACCGAGAACACCGCCCGCGAGCTGTTCGAGGCCGGGGCCGACTGCCTGACCCTGGGCAACCACAGCTGGGACCAGCGCGAGGCCCTGACCTACATCGTGCGTGAGCCGCGCCTGATCCGGCCGGCCAACTATCCCATCCTGTCGGACGCGCCAGGCCGGGGCTCGCACCTGTTCCAGACCGATCGGGGCCGCACCATCCTGGTGATCAACCTGCTGGGCCGGGTCCACATGGACGCCATGGACGACCCCTTCGCCGCCGCCGACCGAGAGCTGGCGACCGCGCCTCTGGGCATGGTGGCCGATGCGGTTGTGGTGGACATGCACTGCGAGGCGACGAGCGAGAAGATGGCCATGGGCCACTTCTGCGACGGCCGGGCCAGTCTGGTGGTGGGCACCCACACCCACGTGCCGACCGCCGACTGCCAAATCCTGAACGGCGGCACCGCCTATCAGACCGACGCCGGCGCCTGCGCCGACTATGACAGTGTGATCGGCAACCAGAAGGAAGAGCCCCTGCGGCGCTTCACAACCAAGATCAGCGGCGGCCGCTATCAACCGGCCAGCGGTCCGGCGACGGTGTGCGGGGTGTTTGTCGAAACCGACGACCGCACGGGCCTTGCCAAGCGCATCGAGCCGATCCGCGTGGGCGGCCGGTTGCGCGAGCACATCCCGGCGGTCGAGCTGGCGACCGCCTAGAGCCAGCGCTTGATCAGGCCGCGCGGGTCCAGGTCGTCCAGCGACTTGTCGGCGGTCGAGCGGCCCAGCAGGAATGCGCCGACGGCGACGGCGGCCAGGGCGACCGCGCCCACCGCCACGGCGATCGCCGTCTCGCTGGTGGCGTTGGTCACCGAGGCTCTGTGAAGGCCGACGCCATGGGTCGGCTGCCAGTCGATGATGGATTTGGGCAGGGTGTCGTGTTCGGCTTCGGTCATGGGGCTTCCTTCTGAAAGCCAAACGCGGCCGTGCCTGAGCGGTTTCCGCCGACGCCGCGCTTGGCATCGAACGCCGCGAGGCGCTAGAAGCGCCGCAACTCCAATATTCGAGAGCTAAGAGCCCGAGCATGGCCGGCCACTCAAAATTCAAGAACATCATGCACCGCAAGGGTCGCGCCGACGCGGTGCGCTCCAAGCTGTTCTCCAAGCTGTCGCGGGAAATCACCGTGGCCGCCAAGAGCGGTCTGCCCGACCCGGCCATGAACCCGCGTCTTCGCCTGGCGGTGAACAACGCCAAGGCCGAATCCGTCCCGAAAGACGTCATCGACCGCGCCATCAAGAAGGCCGCCGGCGGCGAAATCGACGCGATGGAGGAGATCCGCTACGAGGGCCGCGGTCCCGGCGGCGTCGGCATCATCGTCGAAGCCCTGACTGACAACCGCAACCGCGCCGGCGCCAACATTCGCTCGGCCTTCGCCAAGAACGGCGGGGCCTTGGGCGAAATGAACTCGGTCGCCTTCATGTGGGACCGGGTGGGCAAGATCACCTATCCCGCCGAAGCAGGCACCGAAGACGCCGTCATGGAGGCCGCCATCGAGGCTGGCGCCCAGGACGTCGAGAGCGATCTGGTCAAGCCCGACATCTACGAAGACGCCCCGGGCCACACGATCTGGACCGCCTTCGAGGACCTCAACGACGTGGCCGAGGCCATGTCCAAGGTGCTGGGCGATCCCAAATCCACCGCCATCGTCTGGAAGCCCCAGACCGAGGTCGAGGTCACTGGCGACGCGGTGAACACCCTGATGAAGCTGCTTGACGCCCTCGACGCCGAAGACGATGTCCAGACCGTCTATTCCAACGAGAGCATCTCGGACGAGGACCTGGCCAAGCTGGGCTGATCCCCTGCGTGCTTCGAGACGCGCTGCGCGCTCCTCAGCATGACGAGTTTTGTTGCTCTCTGAATCCGTCATCCTGAGGAGCGGCCGAAAGGCCGCGTCTCG is a window of Caulobacter sp. NIBR2454 DNA encoding:
- the gap gene encoding type I glyceraldehyde-3-phosphate dehydrogenase — translated: MAIRVAINGFGRIGRLVLRSIAEHARRDIEVVAINDLGPVETNAHLLRYDSVHGRFPGTVTSGEDWIDVGMGKIKVTAIRDPKDLPHKELNVDIAFECTGIFTSKDKAAAHLAAGAKRVLVSAPADGADKTIVFKVNHDVLTADDIIVSNGSCTTNALAPVAKVLNDLFGIERGYMTTIHAYTGDQPTLDTMHKDLYRARAAGLSMIPTSTGAAKALGLVLPELKGKLDGSSIRVPTPNVSVVDLKVVAARDVTVEEINAALQAAADGPMSGVLHTTTDPVVSMDLNHIAASSTAALPQTQVVDGKLARVLSWYDNEWGFATRMSDTALVMAKFL
- a CDS encoding DUF1109 domain-containing protein — encoded protein: MLTDDLLDAMAADLKPTPKGALQRRLGLAGFVGGLGSLALVLCLLGLRGDLIEAMGGAFIWVKAGYTVMIAAVAFWACLQLSRPEGRARSAPVIAALLAVAFAAAAGMELISADASHRAHMVHGNSFSYCLTAIVTLSMPVQVAMLLVMRGFAPTRPGAAGLAAGVFSGAVAATVYGLSCAESTATFVATWYTLGMVLSGAMGAAAGRWILKW
- a CDS encoding cell division protein ZapA; this translates as MAQLIIEINGRPYTVGCEDGQESHLRELAKSFDRQVRHVSQDMGQLGETRLFLMGALLLADELADLKLRYAALQADQIRLQNGQSGAEAKAAQALEAAAKRIEKLANGDQDH
- a CDS encoding phosphoglycerate kinase, with amino-acid sequence MTFRPLADADLEGKTALVRVDFNVPMEDGKITDDTRLRAALPTIHALSLRGAKVALLAHFDRPKGQRVPEMSLKPIVEPLSALLEQPVAFADDCIGDEAKAVIDALEPGGVALLENVRFHAGEEKNDPAFAEALAALGDLYVNDAFSAAHRAHASTEGVARNLPAYPGLAMQRELEALDAALGNPQRPVVGIVGGSKVSTKLDLLSNLVAKLDKLSIGGGMANTFLFAQGHEIGASLCEKDLADTAREIMAKAKESGCELLLPVDVVVAQDLKPGTKGEVRALNEVKADDKIFDAGPQTTKILLAAMDGSKTLIWNGPLGVFEVPPFDEATVKAAKHAAQLAKAGKIVAVAGGGDTVSALNHAGVAADLTFVSTAGGAFLEWMEGKTLPGVAALEVG
- a CDS encoding DUF4164 family protein, yielding MSGEASALDLAAKRLERAVALLEQKLARPAANGEDLFAQDRDKLAAELDAARAREKALEEAGAQASAALGRAITEIRAALGDSEAGKD
- a CDS encoding YebC/PmpR family DNA-binding transcriptional regulator; translation: MAGHSKFKNIMHRKGRADAVRSKLFSKLSREITVAAKSGLPDPAMNPRLRLAVNNAKAESVPKDVIDRAIKKAAGGEIDAMEEIRYEGRGPGGVGIIVEALTDNRNRAGANIRSAFAKNGGALGEMNSVAFMWDRVGKITYPAEAGTEDAVMEAAIEAGAQDVESDLVKPDIYEDAPGHTIWTAFEDLNDVAEAMSKVLGDPKSTAIVWKPQTEVEVTGDAVNTLMKLLDALDAEDDVQTVYSNESISDEDLAKLG
- the fba gene encoding class II fructose-bisphosphate aldolase (catalyzes the reversible aldol condensation of dihydroxyacetonephosphate and glyceraldehyde 3-phosphate in the Calvin cycle, glycolysis, and/or gluconeogenesis), whose product is MARITLRQLLDHAAEDGYGLPAFNINNMEQGLAIMEAADAVDAPVIIQASRGARNYANDIILTRLIDGLVELYPHIPVCMHQDHGNGPATCATAIQYGFTSVMMDGSLMEDAKTPASYEYNVEVTRRVVEMAHACGVSVEGELGVLGSLETGMGEAEDGHGFEGKLSHDELLTDPDQAVDFVQKTGVDALAIAMGTSHGAYKFTRKPDGDVLAMNVIEEIHRRLPNTHLVMHGSSSVPQDLQDIINQYGGQMPQTWGVPVEEIQRGIKHGVRKVNVDTDNRMAITGAVRKLLIEKPQEFDPRAYLKPAKDAMRKVCQQRYEEFGAAGHASRIRALSTANMAKRYLTGELAPKIGALKTASAAA
- a CDS encoding 5-formyltetrahydrofolate cyclo-ligase, yielding MVHANLSSAKTILRAEMRALRKTLAERSPDAAERAAEHLPMERLPAFAVVAGYYPHGAEMDPAAVLDRLAATGAAVALPVALSRDEPLIFRAADSRDTFLPDAFGVPSPPPAAPQLHPDVIIAPLVAFDRRGMRLGQGAGSYDRTIEAARAIKPVFVIGLAYAGQEVARVPCEPHDMHLDAILTENGYIEVRKDPS
- a CDS encoding TIGR00282 family metallophosphoesterase translates to MRFAFFGDVVGKSGRDGLADHLPALRRQLDLEFVIVNAENAAAGFGITENTARELFEAGADCLTLGNHSWDQREALTYIVREPRLIRPANYPILSDAPGRGSHLFQTDRGRTILVINLLGRVHMDAMDDPFAAADRELATAPLGMVADAVVVDMHCEATSEKMAMGHFCDGRASLVVGTHTHVPTADCQILNGGTAYQTDAGACADYDSVIGNQKEEPLRRFTTKISGGRYQPASGPATVCGVFVETDDRTGLAKRIEPIRVGGRLREHIPAVELATA